The DNA region TCCTTCGACGTTGCTACATGGGGACCGAGTCAATCACGGAAGTTGCGAAGGGGCTCAGACGCGAGCGTTCGGCACTCTACAAACAGCTTGCACGTTTGAAAGAGAAGCTACTTCACTGTATTCGGCAACAGGTCGTTATCATGAGGAACGAAACGTGACCCAAGAAGCTTTTTATCGTTTGCTTGACGCATTGACGACTGGCGACATCACTGCGGAGGAACATGCGGCCTTACAGGAGACGCTCAAAGAAGACCCAAATGCACGGAAAGCATTTCGCGAGCGAATGGATTTGGAAGCGGGACTGCGAACTTGGGCGACGGAGCCTTCACCTGCAGCAAGTGCTTCAGGAGTGTTTGAGCACTCTGGGCGGGGCAGTCAATTGAAAGGGTGGTATGTTGCCGCTCTCGCGATCGCAGTCGCTATCGCGTTTGCCGTTGGCGTGCAAGTCTGGATCAACTTCAACATGCCAAACACGAAACAACTCGCTAACAATCAATCCGACACGAAGAACGGAGTTTCACCGAATGCCACTCGATTTGTCGGATTCATCCGGCAACAGGAGGATTGTCAGTGGACTGTCGATCCTGTTTCCACATCGGCACAGTTTTCGATTGGAAAGTTGTCATTATCAAAGGGGGTTGCGGAGCTTAGTTTTGATTCGGGTACCGACATCACGATCGAAGGCCCCTGCGACATCGATGTCACTTCCCTCTGTTCCGCTCGTTTGCTTGACGGCAACGTGTGCGTCAACGTGACCGAGCTATCGAACGGATTCACCCTTGAAACTCCTGAGGCTCAAATCATCGACGAAGGAACCGAATACGCCGTCTCGCTTGATCGAGACGAAGCGGAAGTTCACGTCTTCGATGGTAGCGTCATCTGGATTCCAAAAGCGACAGAATCCCAATCGAATCAACCTGCTTTCGAGGACCGAATTGAGGCGGGTCAGGCAAGAAGCTATTTGCGAAGTGAACCGACAAAGGCGAGTCGCATTACATTCGGCAAGCGACAATTTGTTCGCCGACTCGAAGAACAAGTCAAAGAGCAAGCTGAAGGTTCGCTGGTTGCCTACGACGGGTTTGAGAATTTGGCGGGACGAGTGCGTCGAGGCCGTAGTGGATTCGGGTGGTCAGGTGGCTGGCAGCCGAGTGGCAGAGGACGCGGAAAAATCGGTGAGGTCATTGACGCGCCGGATGACGTCATCTTCGGTTTAAATCGTTCACAACGACGCATGATGCTGCTCGACCAGGACGCCGACATATGTCGCAACTTCGAGCAAACTCTGGGATTTCCGAGCGGCAATCCTCTCTATGTTAGCGTCTTACTTCAACGTCAACCCGAAAAATCCGAATCGGATGGCAAAGAGTTGTCGCTACAGATTTCTTTGGAACCTGAACTCACCGGACGTGCTCGTCGTTTGCATCAGTTCGTGTCGTTCGGGGTGACGTCGGACGGATTTCCCTTCATCAACAGCGGAAACACCGTCACAAAGACGGCATCCAGAGTTGTTGTGGGCGAGACGGTGCTGTGTGTCCTAAAGTTAGTGGTGGACGATCAATCGATCATGCCTTGGCTGCGAGTTTATCATGACGATGAAGATGTCGATCGAACGGAACCGTCAGCGTGGACCGTTACTGGCCGGGAAGGATCGACGAAACAATCTCCATCGTCATTGAGGATCATCACGGGCAAAGATGCGACGTGGCAAATCGACGAGTTGAAGATTGGCACTTCGTGGCAATCCGTCAATCCCGAATTCGAGTAGAAACATAGCGTTTCAAAGCAGCCCCCCGCTAATCGGTAAAACCAATTAACAAAAGTCGTCTGCCAGTAGCTCAATAACTTAGCTTCCCGCCTCGCGATGGTTTCTGTCGATCGCTTTTCCACCACTCGTCTGGGCCTTCGGATTCGATGGCCTCCCAAACTTGGATAAGCTGCTTCCTCATCTCTTCAGCCTTCTCCGGCATTGTTGCAGCGAGGTCATGCTCTTCTTTCCAATCTTTTTGGATTTCGTACAACTGAAACTCCGTCAGCGTATCGTTTCCGACGATCTTCCAGTCCCCAATCCGCATTGCGACTCGGTCACCCGGTGGCGACACGTGGGTCCGCCAGAAGAGCGGTATCTTTCTATCGACAGGCTTGCCCGCAAATGCCGGTAGCATGCTGACGCCGTCAATGGTGCGATCGGTGGGAAGCGGAATGCCGGCAATGTCCAGCACCGTGGCAAAAAGATCCGAGCCGATCACGGGAACATCGCTGACCGTTCCTGGCTCAATGTGTCCTGGCCAGCGTGCAACGCCAGGTACGCGAATGCCTCCTTCGTGATCACTACGCTTGCCACCTCGCAAGCCACCGGTCGTGCCACCAAAGTTTGCGACAGGGCCATTATCCGAGGTAAAAAACACCAGCGTGTTGTCACTCACTCCTTCTGCGTCCAACGTCTGCATCACCTGTCCAAGCGCATGATCGAGTTGCGTGATGTTGCCCATGTAGGTGCTGTTGTCGTGTCCGTTATACAGGTCAGAGAATCGCGAGTCGGTCGCAATGGGCGAGTGGGGTTCATGGCACCAAACGGAGAGGGCGAACGGCTTTGACTTATCTCGCAGACTGCTCAACCATCGAGTTGCTTCGGCGGCAACCAACGGCGCTGAAAAGCCGGTAAGTTCACCAACCGGCTCCCCGTTACGAACAAAGTTGTTCGGATTCTTGTGGCTCGGCTCCGCGTTGTTATGCGTCGCCATCCAGTAATCGTAGCCATGATCACCGGGCTGCGGATACTCGATCGTATTGAATTGCGGCTTTGAATTGAGATGCCATTTACCGACATGACAGGTCTCATAGCCGATCGTTTTCAAGAGCTTTGGATAGGTGATTTCGCTGCGACGCAGGTGGGCTTCGTGATTACCGGACAGGTGCCGATAAACTCCGTTGCGATAAGGTGTACGTCCCGTCAGGATCGCGGATCGCGACGGCGAGCAGACTCCGCAGGCCGAATAACACTGCGTGAACTTCACGCCCTGAGACGCCAGTTTGTCAAGATTCGGCGTTTCGATCAGCGGATGTCCAAAAGTCGCCGAATCACCCCACCCCATGTCGTCGGCGAGGAAAACGACGATATTCGGTTTGGATGGCTTTGCTTGGGCAAGCAGTGGCACCGGTGCCAGCAGGCTGACCAGCAGCAAAAGCGGGATTCGTGATTTGACCATTGGCATTGACTCGGTGGTGGGGAGGAGATTTCTGGCGAATACCGCTACATCAGTTATCAAGAAGTTTGATGTCATTTTAGCAAGATTTTAACGACCAACGGGAGTGGGCTCTCACAACCCGAGCGGTAGCTCGCCTAGCTTGCGGCCCTGCCGCACTACGGATTGTTATTCACAAAGAACTGGACAGTGCGCCGGACAATGGTTTCCCGCGATGGATCGATTTCCGCGTCGACCTTACGCCAGTTATGACCAGAGTTTTTGATGATCATGATTTCAACGGGTGCGTCAACTTCGCTTGCTTTTTGCTTCATGTAGTGAGCATGCTTGACCGGAATCGTCGTATCCTTGTCACCCTGAATCATCAACAATGGCGGGCTATCTTGACTCAGGTAGTTGATTGGACTGACTTCCCGATAACGAGCCAATTTGTCCGTCGGCCCGGAATCGGAGCCGAGAATGCGAGCGGCAAACCGATCCTTGAAGTCAGCTCGGTCATCGTAGTTGAATAGTTCCCTCTTTTCAAAATCACACGGGCCATACCAAGAGACGCCGGCAATCGTTCGGTAAGGGACTTCGGCAAGCGCGGAATCTCCCGGCAATTGTTCAGGCGATGCCAACAGCAGCATCTGTGCGATATGCCCGCCTGCAGAATCTCCCATGACACAAATTCGTTGAGAGTCAATTCCCAACTTATCACTGTTTTTTGCCAAGTAACGAATGGCGTCTTTGCAATCGATGACACAATCACGCATCGCCACGGTGCTGTCCTTCTTCGCCAGTCGGTAGGTCACGGGCGCTACCGCGAAACCTTCCTTGATCAACTGTTCAAAAACAGTTGCAAAAGATCCACTGGCAGCCTTGTACCGATTGCCTGCGGCCCATCCTCCACCGTGAGTAAAGACAATCACCGGGCATTTCTCGGTGGGCCTGGGCGTTGGGTAATAGAGGTCCAGCTTTAGGTCTTTTCCCGAAATCGTTTTGTAGACAACTTCGAGCTTGCGCTCTCCGCCAGTCGCCAGGTAATTGGCTCCCTTGGGCGCAGGCGAAGCGTTGCTCTGAGGCCTTGTTTCTTGAGCTGATATTCCAGTGGTTGCTACAACAGCAATCATGATGGCAGCGATCGCGTGGATTCTCATTTTCTTGCATCCATTAGGGGCTGGTTCCGCAGTGTCGTTCATAAACTGCAATCTCATTCTTTCACTTCTTCGTTCCAGTCGATGGACGAGGTTTTTGTTTCCAGGTTTACATCGACGCTGCAGTGCTCAAAATCGCGGTGATAGGCGTAGCCGTCCTGGGTGGCCTTCCCCAGCGGCTCTCCGATCTGTTGCGCAAAGTCGTCGGACCAGTAAATGAGGGAGTCGTCGGCGGCGTAGGAATTCTTGACGCCGCCCCAACTGTAGAAGGAGTAGTTGTTGGCGATGATTAAGTAGCAGGCGAGTGAAAAGTCGTGGGTGGAACCAAAGGCTCCGTCCCCCGCTCCGCGGCAAAGAATGTATTTGTCAGACGGGATGGCAAGTAGCTCCGCCATCAGCTTCACGCCTTC from Novipirellula artificiosorum includes:
- a CDS encoding FecR domain-containing protein → MTQEAFYRLLDALTTGDITAEEHAALQETLKEDPNARKAFRERMDLEAGLRTWATEPSPAASASGVFEHSGRGSQLKGWYVAALAIAVAIAFAVGVQVWINFNMPNTKQLANNQSDTKNGVSPNATRFVGFIRQQEDCQWTVDPVSTSAQFSIGKLSLSKGVAELSFDSGTDITIEGPCDIDVTSLCSARLLDGNVCVNVTELSNGFTLETPEAQIIDEGTEYAVSLDRDEAEVHVFDGSVIWIPKATESQSNQPAFEDRIEAGQARSYLRSEPTKASRITFGKRQFVRRLEEQVKEQAEGSLVAYDGFENLAGRVRRGRSGFGWSGGWQPSGRGRGKIGEVIDAPDDVIFGLNRSQRRMMLLDQDADICRNFEQTLGFPSGNPLYVSVLLQRQPEKSESDGKELSLQISLEPELTGRARRLHQFVSFGVTSDGFPFINSGNTVTKTASRVVVGETVLCVLKLVVDDQSIMPWLRVYHDDEDVDRTEPSAWTVTGREGSTKQSPSSLRIITGKDATWQIDELKIGTSWQSVNPEFE
- a CDS encoding sulfatase-like hydrolase/transferase — translated: MVKSRIPLLLLVSLLAPVPLLAQAKPSKPNIVVFLADDMGWGDSATFGHPLIETPNLDKLASQGVKFTQCYSACGVCSPSRSAILTGRTPYRNGVYRHLSGNHEAHLRRSEITYPKLLKTIGYETCHVGKWHLNSKPQFNTIEYPQPGDHGYDYWMATHNNAEPSHKNPNNFVRNGEPVGELTGFSAPLVAAEATRWLSSLRDKSKPFALSVWCHEPHSPIATDSRFSDLYNGHDNSTYMGNITQLDHALGQVMQTLDAEGVSDNTLVFFTSDNGPVANFGGTTGGLRGGKRSDHEGGIRVPGVARWPGHIEPGTVSDVPVIGSDLFATVLDIAGIPLPTDRTIDGVSMLPAFAGKPVDRKIPLFWRTHVSPPGDRVAMRIGDWKIVGNDTLTEFQLYEIQKDWKEEHDLAATMPEKAEEMRKQLIQVWEAIESEGPDEWWKSDRQKPSRGGKLSY
- a CDS encoding alpha/beta hydrolase, coding for MRIHAIAAIMIAVVATTGISAQETRPQSNASPAPKGANYLATGGERKLEVVYKTISGKDLKLDLYYPTPRPTEKCPVIVFTHGGGWAAGNRYKAASGSFATVFEQLIKEGFAVAPVTYRLAKKDSTVAMRDCVIDCKDAIRYLAKNSDKLGIDSQRICVMGDSAGGHIAQMLLLASPEQLPGDSALAEVPYRTIAGVSWYGPCDFEKRELFNYDDRADFKDRFAARILGSDSGPTDKLARYREVSPINYLSQDSPPLLMIQGDKDTTIPVKHAHYMKQKASEVDAPVEIMIIKNSGHNWRKVDAEIDPSRETIVRRTVQFFVNNNP